The following are from one region of the Calypte anna isolate BGI_N300 chromosome 13, bCalAnn1_v1.p, whole genome shotgun sequence genome:
- the SIMC1 gene encoding SUMO-interacting motif-containing protein 1 isoform X1, producing MKLSNAGGCPVCGVAGPAGARAGEDGGTLTLLTAPSPVSPQDIIDLTCEDTSTDAALQSILTIIDLTEDTCSPPNSPPHITGRADQDSGDAPAAPAAHTPHLWLCSTTTQKTEATLGPSPAAPWHSTLTEPGVTMDTAESRGNCSGCSPTSSCHSSSCSPEQSCSTTTFNSDLGSLASMQLDSDLLSLSPSSLDSSSWKSSGPEEETAHLCQQGELPPKPSPVPAISTTTGTLLEARDSPPPLGVIQQVTPFSAKADSKAWLNQLQHSRSGVQHLFPQGVTPKKETLSLAPSSLDGSSHRRAHVPEEETPHHCQQRELPRRLSPVPDNPTTSGKAQEPLLEASDLAPLKAIQHVSPARTKADSKAWLNKLHYFRRSGVQHLLLQGVAPNRETPQQKPELMPSGKMSMVHTTIEENFLEGTLHFLSDFVSHQYCPPKEIISHLIRQILLNPHQGEILKDIYMLLMKIQMLHPANTATVGWDWTLLKHIMEDQEKTPGQLLFLQYVLQTLEDDFQQNLRLRLLQKSIAKKVLSCDKCFNNVKEVVEWLAAAVTGVGFSQPQEQPQEITSPSSEARSEQSSSAPWLASTHQAEVAPPAFFTQKVMLLLQRMLSIAVEVDKSPICSSSKIANVIFPYILNIPLRSQREAFINTMESQLLRCKLLELLFQHSCKVPTTLPLSLAKILYFLSHFSVLPQYKDKSATWQTWDEMLQYLSLLLMSYQNVILEHLQSSLSDRMDLIIQKVKPKLQDSSDISHLDIELKIEDFNNRMEQLLEQPFPLQITEKLCMLRQLLLIATAT from the exons ATGAAGCTCTCAAATGCTGGCGGGTGCCCGGTGTGCGGTGTGGCGGGACCAGCTGGAGCCAGGGCAGGGGAGGATGGAGGCACCCTGACATTGCTGACAGCACCgtcccctgtgtccccacaGGACATCATCGATCTGACCTGCGAGGACACGAGTACAGATGCGGCGCTGCAGAGCATCCTCACCATCATCGACCTGACAGAGgacacctgcagccctcccaaCAGCCCTCCTCACATCACTGGCAGGGCTGACCAAGACTCTGGGGATGCAcctgctgcccctgcagcaCACACGCCCCATCTTTGGCTCTGCTccacaacaacacaaaaaactgAGGCAACGTTGGGGCCaagccctgcagcaccctggcACAGCACCCTGACAGAGCCTGGTGTCACCATGgacacagcagaaagcagagggaaCTGTAGTGGCTGTTCTCCTACCTCCAGCTGTCACAgttcctcctgcagcccagagcagagctgcagcactaCCACTTTTAACAGTGACTTGGGGTCCTTAGCCAGCATGCAGCTGGACTCAGACCTGCTGTCCCTATCCCCCTCAAGCCtggacagcagcagctggaaatcCAGTGGCCCAGAGGAAGAAACTGCCCATCTCTGCCAGCAAGGAGAGCTGCCCCCAAAGCCAAGCCCTGTCCCAGCCATCTCCACAACCACAGGGACTTTGCTGGAAGCAAGGGACTCACCACCACCACTTGGAGTAATCCAGCAAGTGACCCCATTCAGTGCCAAAGCTGACAGCAAAGCCTGGCTGAACCAACTGCAACATTCCAGAAGTGGAGTCCAGCACCTCTTCCCCCAGGGTGTAACACCCAAGAAGGAAACTCTATCCTtggctccatccagcctggatgGCAGCAGCCACCGGAGAGCTCATGTTCCAGAGGAAGAGACTCCCCACCACTGCCAGCAAAGAGAGCTGCCCCGGAGACTGAGCCCTGTCCCAGACAACCCCACAACCTCAGGGAAGGCACAAGAGCCTTTGCTGGAAGCAAGTGACTTAGCACCACTTAAAGCAATACAGCACGTGTCCCCAGCAAGGACCAAGGCTGACAGCAAAGCCTGGCTGAACAAACTGCACTATTTCAGGAGAAGTGGAGtccagcacctcctcctccaagGTGTAGCACCCAACAGGGAAACACCACAG CAGAAACCTGAGCTCATGCCCAGTGGAAAGATGAGTATGGTGCACACCACCATAGAGGAGAACTTCCTGGAAGGAACCTTGCATTTCCTGAGCGACTTTGTCTCCCATCAGTACTGTCCTCCCAAAGAAATCATCTCCCACCTGATCAGACAGATCCTGTTGAACCCTCACCAAGGAGAGATCCTGAAGGATATCTACATGCTGCTGATGAAGATCCAAAT GCTCCATCCAGCCAACACTGCCACAGTGGGATGGGACTGGACACTGCTGAAACACATCATGGAGGACCAG GAGAAGACCCCTGGCCAGCTCCTCTTCCTGCAGTATGTGCTGCAGACCCTGGAGGATGACTTCCAGCAGAACCTGAGGCTGCGCCTGTTGCAGAAGTCAATTGCCAAGAAAGTGCTTTCATGTGATAAGTGCTTCAACAACGTCAA ggaggtggttgaatgGTTGGCTGCAGCAGTTACAGGAGTTGGGTTCTCCCAGCCTCAAGAGCAGCCACAAGAAATTACATCACCTTCATCAGAAGCAAGGTCAGAGCAGAGCTCATCTGCACCATGGCTGGCCAGCACTCACCAGGCAGAGGTGGCTCCACCAGCTTTCTTCACTCAGAA GGTGATGCTCCTGCTCCAGCGGATGTTGTCCATTGCAGTAGAAGTGGACAAATCTCCCATCTGCAGCTCCTCTAAGATCGCCAATGTGATATTTCCATATATACTGAATATTCCTCTGAGGAGCCAAAG GGAAGCTTTCATCAACACCATGGAGAGCCAGCTCCTGCGCTGCAAACTGCTTGAGCTGCTgttccagcacagctgcaaagTGCCCACAACCTTGCCTTTGTCTCTGGCCAAGATCCTGTACTTCCTGAGCCATTTCTCTGTCCTGCCACAATACAAG GATAAATCAGCAACGTGGCAAACATGGGATGAGATGCTGCAGTACTTGAGCTTGTTGCTGATGAGTTACCAAAATGTAATACTGG AGCACTTGCAGAGCTCACTCAGTGACCGGATGGACTTGATCATTCAGAAGGTCAAGCCCAAGCTCCAGGACAGCAGTGACATCAGCCACCTGGACATTGAACTGAAGATAGAGGACTTCAATAACAGAATGGAGCAGCTCTTGGAGCAGCCTTTTCCCCTGCAGATCACAGAGAAATTGTGTATGCTTCGACAGTTGTTACTCAT
- the SIMC1 gene encoding SUMO-interacting motif-containing protein 1 isoform X4, translating into MKLSNAGGCPVCGVAGPAGARAGEDGGTLTLLTAPSPVSPQDIIDLTCEDTSTDAALQSILTIIDLTEDTCSPPNSPPHITGRADQDSGDAPAAPAAHTPHLWLCSTTTQKTEATLGPSPAAPWHSTLTEPGVTMDTAESRGNCSGCSPTSSCHSSSCSPEQSCSTTTFNSDLGSLASMQLDSDLLSLSPSSLDSSSWKSSGPEEETAHLCQQGELPPKPSPVPAISTTTGTLLEARDSPPPLGVIQQVTPFSAKADSKAWLNQLQHSRSGVQHLFPQGVTPKKETLSLAPSSLDGSSHRRAHVPEEETPHHCQQRELPRRLSPVPDNPTTSGKAQEPLLEASDLAPLKAIQHVSPARTKADSKAWLNKLHYFRRSGVQHLLLQGVAPNRETPQYCPPKEIISHLIRQILLNPHQGEILKDIYMLLMKIQMLHPANTATVGWDWTLLKHIMEDQEKTPGQLLFLQYVLQTLEDDFQQNLRLRLLQKSIAKKVLSCDKCFNNVKEVVEWLAAAVTGVGFSQPQEQPQEITSPSSEARSEQSSSAPWLASTHQAEVAPPAFFTQKVMLLLQRMLSIAVEVDKSPICSSSKIANVIFPYILNIPLRSQREAFINTMESQLLRCKLLELLFQHSCKVPTTLPLSLAKILYFLSHFSVLPQYKDKSATWQTWDEMLQYLSLLLMSYQNVILEHLQSSLSDRMDLIIQKVKPKLQDSSDISHLDIELKIEDFNNRMEQLLEQPFPLQITEKLCMLRQLLLIATAT; encoded by the exons ATGAAGCTCTCAAATGCTGGCGGGTGCCCGGTGTGCGGTGTGGCGGGACCAGCTGGAGCCAGGGCAGGGGAGGATGGAGGCACCCTGACATTGCTGACAGCACCgtcccctgtgtccccacaGGACATCATCGATCTGACCTGCGAGGACACGAGTACAGATGCGGCGCTGCAGAGCATCCTCACCATCATCGACCTGACAGAGgacacctgcagccctcccaaCAGCCCTCCTCACATCACTGGCAGGGCTGACCAAGACTCTGGGGATGCAcctgctgcccctgcagcaCACACGCCCCATCTTTGGCTCTGCTccacaacaacacaaaaaactgAGGCAACGTTGGGGCCaagccctgcagcaccctggcACAGCACCCTGACAGAGCCTGGTGTCACCATGgacacagcagaaagcagagggaaCTGTAGTGGCTGTTCTCCTACCTCCAGCTGTCACAgttcctcctgcagcccagagcagagctgcagcactaCCACTTTTAACAGTGACTTGGGGTCCTTAGCCAGCATGCAGCTGGACTCAGACCTGCTGTCCCTATCCCCCTCAAGCCtggacagcagcagctggaaatcCAGTGGCCCAGAGGAAGAAACTGCCCATCTCTGCCAGCAAGGAGAGCTGCCCCCAAAGCCAAGCCCTGTCCCAGCCATCTCCACAACCACAGGGACTTTGCTGGAAGCAAGGGACTCACCACCACCACTTGGAGTAATCCAGCAAGTGACCCCATTCAGTGCCAAAGCTGACAGCAAAGCCTGGCTGAACCAACTGCAACATTCCAGAAGTGGAGTCCAGCACCTCTTCCCCCAGGGTGTAACACCCAAGAAGGAAACTCTATCCTtggctccatccagcctggatgGCAGCAGCCACCGGAGAGCTCATGTTCCAGAGGAAGAGACTCCCCACCACTGCCAGCAAAGAGAGCTGCCCCGGAGACTGAGCCCTGTCCCAGACAACCCCACAACCTCAGGGAAGGCACAAGAGCCTTTGCTGGAAGCAAGTGACTTAGCACCACTTAAAGCAATACAGCACGTGTCCCCAGCAAGGACCAAGGCTGACAGCAAAGCCTGGCTGAACAAACTGCACTATTTCAGGAGAAGTGGAGtccagcacctcctcctccaagGTGTAGCACCCAACAGGGAAACACCACAG TACTGTCCTCCCAAAGAAATCATCTCCCACCTGATCAGACAGATCCTGTTGAACCCTCACCAAGGAGAGATCCTGAAGGATATCTACATGCTGCTGATGAAGATCCAAAT GCTCCATCCAGCCAACACTGCCACAGTGGGATGGGACTGGACACTGCTGAAACACATCATGGAGGACCAG GAGAAGACCCCTGGCCAGCTCCTCTTCCTGCAGTATGTGCTGCAGACCCTGGAGGATGACTTCCAGCAGAACCTGAGGCTGCGCCTGTTGCAGAAGTCAATTGCCAAGAAAGTGCTTTCATGTGATAAGTGCTTCAACAACGTCAA ggaggtggttgaatgGTTGGCTGCAGCAGTTACAGGAGTTGGGTTCTCCCAGCCTCAAGAGCAGCCACAAGAAATTACATCACCTTCATCAGAAGCAAGGTCAGAGCAGAGCTCATCTGCACCATGGCTGGCCAGCACTCACCAGGCAGAGGTGGCTCCACCAGCTTTCTTCACTCAGAA GGTGATGCTCCTGCTCCAGCGGATGTTGTCCATTGCAGTAGAAGTGGACAAATCTCCCATCTGCAGCTCCTCTAAGATCGCCAATGTGATATTTCCATATATACTGAATATTCCTCTGAGGAGCCAAAG GGAAGCTTTCATCAACACCATGGAGAGCCAGCTCCTGCGCTGCAAACTGCTTGAGCTGCTgttccagcacagctgcaaagTGCCCACAACCTTGCCTTTGTCTCTGGCCAAGATCCTGTACTTCCTGAGCCATTTCTCTGTCCTGCCACAATACAAG GATAAATCAGCAACGTGGCAAACATGGGATGAGATGCTGCAGTACTTGAGCTTGTTGCTGATGAGTTACCAAAATGTAATACTGG AGCACTTGCAGAGCTCACTCAGTGACCGGATGGACTTGATCATTCAGAAGGTCAAGCCCAAGCTCCAGGACAGCAGTGACATCAGCCACCTGGACATTGAACTGAAGATAGAGGACTTCAATAACAGAATGGAGCAGCTCTTGGAGCAGCCTTTTCCCCTGCAGATCACAGAGAAATTGTGTATGCTTCGACAGTTGTTACTCAT
- the SIMC1 gene encoding SUMO-interacting motif-containing protein 1 isoform X2, with protein sequence MKLSNAGGCPVCGVAGPAGARAGEDGGTLTLLTAPSPVSPQDIIDLTCEDTSTDAALQSILTIIDLTEDTCSPPNSPPHITGRADQDSGDAPAAPAAHTPHLWLCSTTTQKTEATLGPSPAAPWHSTLTEPGVTMDTAESRGNCSGCSPTSSCHSSSCSPEQSCSTTTFNSDLGSLASMQLDSDLLSLSPSSLDSSSWKSSGPEEETAHLCQQGELPPKPSPVPAISTTTGTLLEARDSPPPLGVIQQVTPFSAKADSKAWLNQLQHSRSGVQHLFPQGVTPKKETLSLAPSSLDGSSHRRAHVPEEETPHHCQQRELPRRLSPVPDNPTTSGKAQEPLLEASDLAPLKAIQHVSPARTKADSKAWLNKLHYFRRSGVQHLLLQGVAPNRETPQKPELMPSGKMSMVHTTIEENFLEGTLHFLSDFVSHQYCPPKEIISHLIRQILLNPHQGEILKDIYMLLMKIQMLHPANTATVGWDWTLLKHIMEDQEKTPGQLLFLQYVLQTLEDDFQQNLRLRLLQKSIAKKVLSCDKCFNNVKEVVEWLAAAVTGVGFSQPQEQPQEITSPSSEARSEQSSSAPWLASTHQAEVAPPAFFTQKVMLLLQRMLSIAVEVDKSPICSSSKIANVIFPYILNIPLRSQREAFINTMESQLLRCKLLELLFQHSCKVPTTLPLSLAKILYFLSHFSVLPQYKDKSATWQTWDEMLQYLSLLLMSYQNVILEHLQSSLSDRMDLIIQKVKPKLQDSSDISHLDIELKIEDFNNRMEQLLEQPFPLQITEKLCMLRQLLLIATAT encoded by the exons ATGAAGCTCTCAAATGCTGGCGGGTGCCCGGTGTGCGGTGTGGCGGGACCAGCTGGAGCCAGGGCAGGGGAGGATGGAGGCACCCTGACATTGCTGACAGCACCgtcccctgtgtccccacaGGACATCATCGATCTGACCTGCGAGGACACGAGTACAGATGCGGCGCTGCAGAGCATCCTCACCATCATCGACCTGACAGAGgacacctgcagccctcccaaCAGCCCTCCTCACATCACTGGCAGGGCTGACCAAGACTCTGGGGATGCAcctgctgcccctgcagcaCACACGCCCCATCTTTGGCTCTGCTccacaacaacacaaaaaactgAGGCAACGTTGGGGCCaagccctgcagcaccctggcACAGCACCCTGACAGAGCCTGGTGTCACCATGgacacagcagaaagcagagggaaCTGTAGTGGCTGTTCTCCTACCTCCAGCTGTCACAgttcctcctgcagcccagagcagagctgcagcactaCCACTTTTAACAGTGACTTGGGGTCCTTAGCCAGCATGCAGCTGGACTCAGACCTGCTGTCCCTATCCCCCTCAAGCCtggacagcagcagctggaaatcCAGTGGCCCAGAGGAAGAAACTGCCCATCTCTGCCAGCAAGGAGAGCTGCCCCCAAAGCCAAGCCCTGTCCCAGCCATCTCCACAACCACAGGGACTTTGCTGGAAGCAAGGGACTCACCACCACCACTTGGAGTAATCCAGCAAGTGACCCCATTCAGTGCCAAAGCTGACAGCAAAGCCTGGCTGAACCAACTGCAACATTCCAGAAGTGGAGTCCAGCACCTCTTCCCCCAGGGTGTAACACCCAAGAAGGAAACTCTATCCTtggctccatccagcctggatgGCAGCAGCCACCGGAGAGCTCATGTTCCAGAGGAAGAGACTCCCCACCACTGCCAGCAAAGAGAGCTGCCCCGGAGACTGAGCCCTGTCCCAGACAACCCCACAACCTCAGGGAAGGCACAAGAGCCTTTGCTGGAAGCAAGTGACTTAGCACCACTTAAAGCAATACAGCACGTGTCCCCAGCAAGGACCAAGGCTGACAGCAAAGCCTGGCTGAACAAACTGCACTATTTCAGGAGAAGTGGAGtccagcacctcctcctccaagGTGTAGCACCCAACAGGGAAACACCACAG AAACCTGAGCTCATGCCCAGTGGAAAGATGAGTATGGTGCACACCACCATAGAGGAGAACTTCCTGGAAGGAACCTTGCATTTCCTGAGCGACTTTGTCTCCCATCAGTACTGTCCTCCCAAAGAAATCATCTCCCACCTGATCAGACAGATCCTGTTGAACCCTCACCAAGGAGAGATCCTGAAGGATATCTACATGCTGCTGATGAAGATCCAAAT GCTCCATCCAGCCAACACTGCCACAGTGGGATGGGACTGGACACTGCTGAAACACATCATGGAGGACCAG GAGAAGACCCCTGGCCAGCTCCTCTTCCTGCAGTATGTGCTGCAGACCCTGGAGGATGACTTCCAGCAGAACCTGAGGCTGCGCCTGTTGCAGAAGTCAATTGCCAAGAAAGTGCTTTCATGTGATAAGTGCTTCAACAACGTCAA ggaggtggttgaatgGTTGGCTGCAGCAGTTACAGGAGTTGGGTTCTCCCAGCCTCAAGAGCAGCCACAAGAAATTACATCACCTTCATCAGAAGCAAGGTCAGAGCAGAGCTCATCTGCACCATGGCTGGCCAGCACTCACCAGGCAGAGGTGGCTCCACCAGCTTTCTTCACTCAGAA GGTGATGCTCCTGCTCCAGCGGATGTTGTCCATTGCAGTAGAAGTGGACAAATCTCCCATCTGCAGCTCCTCTAAGATCGCCAATGTGATATTTCCATATATACTGAATATTCCTCTGAGGAGCCAAAG GGAAGCTTTCATCAACACCATGGAGAGCCAGCTCCTGCGCTGCAAACTGCTTGAGCTGCTgttccagcacagctgcaaagTGCCCACAACCTTGCCTTTGTCTCTGGCCAAGATCCTGTACTTCCTGAGCCATTTCTCTGTCCTGCCACAATACAAG GATAAATCAGCAACGTGGCAAACATGGGATGAGATGCTGCAGTACTTGAGCTTGTTGCTGATGAGTTACCAAAATGTAATACTGG AGCACTTGCAGAGCTCACTCAGTGACCGGATGGACTTGATCATTCAGAAGGTCAAGCCCAAGCTCCAGGACAGCAGTGACATCAGCCACCTGGACATTGAACTGAAGATAGAGGACTTCAATAACAGAATGGAGCAGCTCTTGGAGCAGCCTTTTCCCCTGCAGATCACAGAGAAATTGTGTATGCTTCGACAGTTGTTACTCAT
- the THOC3 gene encoding THO complex subunit 3, protein MALSPYVQAMQELFRANTRSREFPAHGAKVHSVAWSCCGRRLASGSFDKTASVFLLEKDRLVKENNYRGHGDSVDQLCWHPSNPDLFVTASGDKTIRIWDVRTTKCIATVNTKGENINICWSPDGQTIAVGNKDDVVTFIDAKTHRSKAEEQFKFEVNEISWNNDNNMFFLTNGNGCINILSYPELKPIQSINAHPSNCICIKFDPMGKYFATGSADALVSLWDVDELVCVRCFSRLDWPVRTLSFSHDGKMLASASEDHFIDIAEVETGEKLWEVQCESPTFTVAWHPKRPLLAFACDDKDGKYDSSREAGTVKLFGLPNDS, encoded by the exons ATGGCGCTGTCGCCTTACGTGCAGGCCATGCAGGAGCTGTTCCGCGCCAACACGCGGAGCCGCGAGTTCCCGGCGCACGGCGCCAAGGTGCACTCGGTGGCCTGGAGCTGCTGCGGCCGCCGCCTCGCCTCCGGATCCTTCGACAAGACCGCCAGCGTCTTCCTGCTGGAGAAGGACCGGCTG GTAAAGGAGAACAACTACCGGGGCCATGGGGACAGTGTggatcagctctgctggcatCCCAGCAACCCAGACCTCTTCGTCACAGCATCTGGGGACAAAACCATCCGCATCTGGGACGTCCGCACCACCAAGTGCATTGCCACTGTCAATACCAAGG GGGAGAATATCAACATCTGTTGGAGCCCTGATGGACAGACCATTGCAGTGGGGAACAAGGATGATGTGGTCACTTTCATTGATGCCAAGACACATCGCTCCAAAGCTGAGGAACAGTTCAAGTTTGAGGTGAATGAGATCTCCTGGAACAATGATAACAACATGTTCTTCCTCACTAATGGAAATGGCTGCATCAACATCCTCAG CTACCCAGAGCTGAAACCCATTCAGTCCATCAATGCTCATCCTTCAAACTGCATCTGCATCAAGTTTGATCCCATGGGGAAGTACTTTGCTACGGGCAGTGCTGATGCATTAGTCAGCCTCTGGGATGTGGATGAACTGGTGTGTGTGAGGTGCTTCTCAAG GCTTGATTGGCCTGTGAGAACGCTGAGCTTTAGCCACGATGGGAAGATGCTGGCATCAGCATCAGAAGATCACTTCATTGACATTGCAGAGGTGGAGACAG GAGAGAAGCTCTGGGAGGTGCAGTGTGAGTCCCCCACTTTCACAGTAGCCTGGCACCCGAAGAGGCCTCTGCTGGCCTTCGCCTGTGACGACAAAGATGGCAAATATGACAGCAGCCGGGAGGCAGGCACCGTCAAGCTCTTTGGGCTTCCCAATGACTCCTAA
- the SIMC1 gene encoding SUMO-interacting motif-containing protein 1 isoform X3, whose product MADSFVLISDSDSEGNRSPPHRCHRSPPPPLPTDIIDLTCEDTSTDAALQSILTIIDLTEDTCSPPNSPPHITGRADQDSGDAPAAPAAHTPHLWLCSTTTQKTEATLGPSPAAPWHSTLTEPGVTMDTAESRGNCSGCSPTSSCHSSSCSPEQSCSTTTFNSDLGSLASMQLDSDLLSLSPSSLDSSSWKSSGPEEETAHLCQQGELPPKPSPVPAISTTTGTLLEARDSPPPLGVIQQVTPFSAKADSKAWLNQLQHSRSGVQHLFPQGVTPKKETLSLAPSSLDGSSHRRAHVPEEETPHHCQQRELPRRLSPVPDNPTTSGKAQEPLLEASDLAPLKAIQHVSPARTKADSKAWLNKLHYFRRSGVQHLLLQGVAPNRETPQQKPELMPSGKMSMVHTTIEENFLEGTLHFLSDFVSHQYCPPKEIISHLIRQILLNPHQGEILKDIYMLLMKIQMLHPANTATVGWDWTLLKHIMEDQEKTPGQLLFLQYVLQTLEDDFQQNLRLRLLQKSIAKKVLSCDKCFNNVKEVVEWLAAAVTGVGFSQPQEQPQEITSPSSEARSEQSSSAPWLASTHQAEVAPPAFFTQKVMLLLQRMLSIAVEVDKSPICSSSKIANVIFPYILNIPLRSQREAFINTMESQLLRCKLLELLFQHSCKVPTTLPLSLAKILYFLSHFSVLPQYKDKSATWQTWDEMLQYLSLLLMSYQNVILEHLQSSLSDRMDLIIQKVKPKLQDSSDISHLDIELKIEDFNNRMEQLLEQPFPLQITEKLCMLRQLLLIATAT is encoded by the exons ATGGCCGACAGCTTCGTCCTCATAAGCGACTCGGATTCTGAGGGCAACCGCTCCCCGCCACACCGGTGTCACCGCTCGCCGCCACCGCCGCTCCCCACG GACATCATCGATCTGACCTGCGAGGACACGAGTACAGATGCGGCGCTGCAGAGCATCCTCACCATCATCGACCTGACAGAGgacacctgcagccctcccaaCAGCCCTCCTCACATCACTGGCAGGGCTGACCAAGACTCTGGGGATGCAcctgctgcccctgcagcaCACACGCCCCATCTTTGGCTCTGCTccacaacaacacaaaaaactgAGGCAACGTTGGGGCCaagccctgcagcaccctggcACAGCACCCTGACAGAGCCTGGTGTCACCATGgacacagcagaaagcagagggaaCTGTAGTGGCTGTTCTCCTACCTCCAGCTGTCACAgttcctcctgcagcccagagcagagctgcagcactaCCACTTTTAACAGTGACTTGGGGTCCTTAGCCAGCATGCAGCTGGACTCAGACCTGCTGTCCCTATCCCCCTCAAGCCtggacagcagcagctggaaatcCAGTGGCCCAGAGGAAGAAACTGCCCATCTCTGCCAGCAAGGAGAGCTGCCCCCAAAGCCAAGCCCTGTCCCAGCCATCTCCACAACCACAGGGACTTTGCTGGAAGCAAGGGACTCACCACCACCACTTGGAGTAATCCAGCAAGTGACCCCATTCAGTGCCAAAGCTGACAGCAAAGCCTGGCTGAACCAACTGCAACATTCCAGAAGTGGAGTCCAGCACCTCTTCCCCCAGGGTGTAACACCCAAGAAGGAAACTCTATCCTtggctccatccagcctggatgGCAGCAGCCACCGGAGAGCTCATGTTCCAGAGGAAGAGACTCCCCACCACTGCCAGCAAAGAGAGCTGCCCCGGAGACTGAGCCCTGTCCCAGACAACCCCACAACCTCAGGGAAGGCACAAGAGCCTTTGCTGGAAGCAAGTGACTTAGCACCACTTAAAGCAATACAGCACGTGTCCCCAGCAAGGACCAAGGCTGACAGCAAAGCCTGGCTGAACAAACTGCACTATTTCAGGAGAAGTGGAGtccagcacctcctcctccaagGTGTAGCACCCAACAGGGAAACACCACAG CAGAAACCTGAGCTCATGCCCAGTGGAAAGATGAGTATGGTGCACACCACCATAGAGGAGAACTTCCTGGAAGGAACCTTGCATTTCCTGAGCGACTTTGTCTCCCATCAGTACTGTCCTCCCAAAGAAATCATCTCCCACCTGATCAGACAGATCCTGTTGAACCCTCACCAAGGAGAGATCCTGAAGGATATCTACATGCTGCTGATGAAGATCCAAAT GCTCCATCCAGCCAACACTGCCACAGTGGGATGGGACTGGACACTGCTGAAACACATCATGGAGGACCAG GAGAAGACCCCTGGCCAGCTCCTCTTCCTGCAGTATGTGCTGCAGACCCTGGAGGATGACTTCCAGCAGAACCTGAGGCTGCGCCTGTTGCAGAAGTCAATTGCCAAGAAAGTGCTTTCATGTGATAAGTGCTTCAACAACGTCAA ggaggtggttgaatgGTTGGCTGCAGCAGTTACAGGAGTTGGGTTCTCCCAGCCTCAAGAGCAGCCACAAGAAATTACATCACCTTCATCAGAAGCAAGGTCAGAGCAGAGCTCATCTGCACCATGGCTGGCCAGCACTCACCAGGCAGAGGTGGCTCCACCAGCTTTCTTCACTCAGAA GGTGATGCTCCTGCTCCAGCGGATGTTGTCCATTGCAGTAGAAGTGGACAAATCTCCCATCTGCAGCTCCTCTAAGATCGCCAATGTGATATTTCCATATATACTGAATATTCCTCTGAGGAGCCAAAG GGAAGCTTTCATCAACACCATGGAGAGCCAGCTCCTGCGCTGCAAACTGCTTGAGCTGCTgttccagcacagctgcaaagTGCCCACAACCTTGCCTTTGTCTCTGGCCAAGATCCTGTACTTCCTGAGCCATTTCTCTGTCCTGCCACAATACAAG GATAAATCAGCAACGTGGCAAACATGGGATGAGATGCTGCAGTACTTGAGCTTGTTGCTGATGAGTTACCAAAATGTAATACTGG AGCACTTGCAGAGCTCACTCAGTGACCGGATGGACTTGATCATTCAGAAGGTCAAGCCCAAGCTCCAGGACAGCAGTGACATCAGCCACCTGGACATTGAACTGAAGATAGAGGACTTCAATAACAGAATGGAGCAGCTCTTGGAGCAGCCTTTTCCCCTGCAGATCACAGAGAAATTGTGTATGCTTCGACAGTTGTTACTCAT